The following nucleotide sequence is from Apium graveolens cultivar Ventura chromosome 4, ASM990537v1, whole genome shotgun sequence.
gaaatgtcaagaagaagtaatggagaaagagaagaatcagctaactggagaagtgattggtactcaaagggatgagcaaggcatactaaggttttcctcaagaatttggattcctcatgtacctgaattgaagaatgagattctgcaagaagcccacaattcaagattttcaatccatccgggaagcaccaagatgtatcgggacttaaagcagaacttttggtggccaaatatgaagcgagaggTAGCAGAATGAGTTGTAaaatgttatacttgtcagaaagtgaaggcagaacatcaacgaccaagcggattaattcagcccctaaagattccagaatggaaatgggaaaatatttctatgaactttatagtgggactaccgcgaacaaaatccggatatgacgctatatgggttatagttgatcgccttacgaagtcggcgtatttccttccaattaatgagaagtcgtcattggacagattggttcatctgtatgtgcgtgaaatcatactaaggcatggagtacccgtatcgatagtttcataCAGAGATCCccaatttaactcgagattctggaagcaatttcaagagagtcgtggcacgaagttgaacatgagtacggcgtatcacccgcagactgatggtcagagcgaaaggacaattcaaacaatcgaagacatgttgcgcagttgtgcaatcgattttgcaggaagttgggacgaccacttgccattagtagaattctcttataacaacagctatcactccagtattggcatgccaccatacgaagctttgtacggacggaaatgtagatcatcgacaagttgggatgaattaggagaaggaaagattctaggctcagaattggtacaacagttgcatgagatagtcaagttaattcagaaaaggttgcttgctgctcaagatagacaaagaaagtatgcggacccagcgcgtaaggatgttagattccaagtaggcgaagccgttttgctgaaggtgtcaccaaggaaagggttgtctagatttggaaagaaagggaagttagcacctagatatataggtccttttaaaattttgagtcaagtggggaaggtggcctacgagttagccttaccacctcagtatcagcatgtgcataatgtgtttcatgtgtcattgcttaagaagtaccATCCTGAtgccagccatgtgatagaatatgaacctgtagaaattcaggcagacctgtcatttatggagcaacctgtcaaattactcgactgacaagtaaagagtcttaggaataagtcggtaaagttagtgaaagtactttggaggaaccccaaggctaaagaatcaacttgggagttagagtctgatatgcgttctcggtatcctcatctgttctcttagattctggggaaagaatcccttaagggggagaggatgttacgaccggcattttgtgtaatattatttgtggacttggtataatattatagccgaatgtaaatatacttaattattgtacgtttgtgtgaatgaaaattctgcctaataaatttgctttatgtaatatatgatttttcaaagcaagagtttatttatttcccttatttttaatttataaggaatattctaaaccttggagaaattttcttttaaaagttatttcgttcacaaatttcaaaagtgattttataaaatttctaaaaatccaagttattttatggtataaattttataatttttgaacttgtattttattttataaaaataaatctttaaaaattatatttgttataattagaaaattacatggaagcccttgcatgaaaatcactcttctattctcttaaagggcaaagaagacctttccaaccccactaactcatttgttgattaccaaattaccacactaaccttgcatgcaaaatggcctaactttacctagaggtcatttttgtacattctcatttccactcattctTTTTGCCAATAAAATCAAAaacaaagtgggagaagtcatttttcactcactccacactccaacacacctcattttttctctcctcccctccctcccttttgctctcggccgaagcccccattcccccactcccttccatttttcattccatttctcatcttccctagaGTAAATCTTCCacctatatttattttatatacttcccaagagttttgtgacttgggagatgaagtttcatggttgcatgtgtagtttttgtgtgatctccaaagagaaactcttgattcttgtgaatttaagagctctctatgagatatattttatatatgtgttaactaagtgttttatggagaaaccatgctttaaaatcctttgcatgctactgaaatttcattatataatcatgtttatccatgcatgctagttttaagatgttaaaatgatgatcaaccatgttgtacatgctactcttttcgaaatcatgtttttatgtttaaaaatctataaattcgaaatatttgtacttgagatagattgttttcatgataTATCTCTTATTAATAgataagagaagatatatttcatgattattaaggttgagtaataggtataagtcgaatttgcaagaatttaaactttatgttttagccgaaatcttgttaagtgttttccatgagttgcatgttatatttttaatTGCATGTTGATGTTCTTGGGCATAGATGATCTCCCCTCCTGTTGAGGCACCATTTTAGGATAGTGATGCACTAGGTTTGATTTGGAaaaggttggatgcttggttattaagCAGGAGTCAAGGTGGAAGGGGATTAGTTAGTGTTCGTATTTTTTCAGATTTGATGaactagtttatggggaagttttgaatgagcatttgttgtgcactttgaggcccaagccaccagaagctagaactaggagaatataaaaggttttaggtgtttgttggaggtttgtaagtcatttggttaggtgcacgagtgaaatcacaaaatttgtctagcaggggacagttttgttgcaacttagaaataagaagttttgaccatgtcatgggtaggccctcattaggacctGTTGAGCCTTAGTTAAAAGGAGTGTCAGAggtgtttttccagccatagttcataggatttgagttagaatcatgtgtcacaagttagttcaagtcagggcattttctgcccagaaaaacaggggaaccgtggactttaagcttaggcccaaggaggcccaagctaggcccttgagccacatcaagtttgggagatgccttatgatcagaagagtctagtgtagaatctttagaggtaaacttgtagtgtaagagtgtctaattcactcaagaaaccatagatgtcattctgaaatttaccttagtgagcactttcacttaccacatagttttggagcacttatgagtgagacctaggttgaccactatagttgaaagatagtataaatccattagagtgaaaggcccaagtgagagtcaatagattttggatagtttagtaaaggcacatcgagttaggagaccaaagttggagactttgtctagtttagcgatcaagtgacttagttgtggatcgagatcatccaagcctagtgttgcattatggtgtgtgtgatattatttggtattaaaatatgatgtgtgagtatatgtggctatgtgtactattgtatttataaggtgattataaattgcgtgcatataggcctaagtgccatttgtgtttaatttcgggttataaataggttgagttggtgagaatatattataataaggttattattatttatgtaggatctcgagacgagggtaaatttgccataaaggtcgattaaagcttccagttgctcctaccttccagaccagtccagcctttctcatggcaagtgattcaacctgctttttcgtttatactgcaaatgtgtgataactagttcctatatatatatgaagcgagtatcctgagttatcttggtAGACTTGAACCAATTGATTCTCAAAtatatcttcgtattatatagaaatgccatgaaccctcaagtacatattgcaagtagatcaaaagtcgtatcatgctagtacatcaaagtaattggaatgccatgataaaataaagattgttataatacttgattgatcctcttgattcacatgctattgattcctaaaatcttgacatttcaccctgatgcttgaaccccaatagaaactttaccttgatacctaaaagccagatattctttaaagttattcatgattgtttgataaccctatccttaccttaaagtttgacatcctgatataccttaagctaatgatcactttctttataccttaacacctctaGTATACTTATAACCAAttatgcttatcttcttgatgttctaatacctataccttgtctaaaaccattgcttgaagcctagtttggcattacaccttcctattatccaaaaaccctactaaatctccttgtcaaaattcttgtaaatagaaaccttccAATTACCCTGAAAGAGTGAAGTCTAGTGGATCTTGGCACTAAAATTTAGTGAACATAATTTTAGTGTTTCAAGTCAAACTtaaatcccttaataaaaatgtttactatttaagatattttattatcaatcggcatcaatttttgaaatgattaaaatatggattttcagtcccaaagggggataaatgctttctttgaatggtggatctggactgagacgcgagtcctttccacacttatattgtaggtttaaaagttgcctagggatcccattaatgttttagaacccagcgaggttcgggattacttcacggctgatcaccggctgtaatccgtagcgttataaaatgattttgattaagatatgattttgaaaatgttttgactcaagcaaatgatgccatcacccaaaatttcatctcttgttattattagttatatcttcgcattgtcattctttaatatatatgcctcgatttatgttttgtatcgtattatttagcacttgttgagcatttggctcactccttgctttaaccctaatattacagctagcagctatggttagattcaagtagacaGCACGTACGacttgtgacgccgatgcgtatgtccgagctcaggtagaataagggatagttttgtgtgaggactcgatgcTAAAACTAGTTGTAATAGTTtgtagtgttgggctgtttcataccctaaactgtaagatcttggattcagatgtatttactttcttataaatattgtaatagttatatattatgttttgtttagttgggggtgtgacacatgctgtttgcaaacatgttattccaataaggcatgctaaatggcatttgaggcatactaaatgcaacataataaggattaggtgcaaatgacatattagcaaattgtgcattcatagGAATGGTAGGCATAGCATTCTTGTTGGAAAaagagggaggtgcagacataggagtaggcatggcaagtttgcaattaacagacaagtgattaacactcacacttaacatagatttttcttggtgcatatttatcaggtgtatagttgttatgcttgttaattcctactttcccatttctattggttttctttttagtttctgttttaacctcaatcttttctaatctgtcattcaattacttgatggacagatgaccaacattaacttttcTTTCCTTCTtaacttgactagattctcctggaataaagttcttagaaactgatccatatttctcagttaacttagctagtttagctttgctaatAGGTTTACTCATAGCCGACAGATGTGGTTCTttgtcactcgatggataatccttctgattatccgacggatgatttttatcatccgtcgagtccacatctgtcaacaatccttcaaccaaattggattcaagcttctctttactcttcttccaggatgcatcacaaaaggattcaataccttaaactttagtgatttgagcatggacatctctggatgatttccatgctttaatcacttcttgttctcgttcaagctgcttctttaaaatcttttctttcttcaaggactcggttaattcatccttagcaatcttacactcaattctcaatttttcaaattcaataaactgagactctagcacattattcctctcacttaaaaataaattattttctttaattttagcattttccttagtgagggacttaagtgtaacacgcaagtgatataattctgtggatatgtcatttatggcatcattacactcagctttagatagatgtgctaggttagtggtgattacctgatgACTTGAAGAACTtttttctgtttcatcagacttggccatcagggctagattgacatagtttgtttcttcatcttcatccagaccatctgcagcccagtcattctcctgtgtgatgaaagccctttccttttgtttgagcaactcaaagtaattctgtttataatcaacaggctcaaacttcttctcgctggaatcagactttctacattcacttgcaaaatgccctgccaagccacatttgaaacatttgaatttggatttatccaccatttttctacttggcttggatgctccaaaattctttttgaatttgagcttggcaaatcttctggataggaatgctagatgttcatcaatatcatccatgtcatattggctcaagtgatcttcattttcagctaccagccctttgcccttgctttcacagacctttgatgtagactcaacaacttctaccttcatctctttctctttatctaactcagcaaccagtgctatgaaccctcctttcttccttcctttctccatcctttcatcttgctctattttaagctcttatgttttcaggatgccatacagtctctccaaggtaaacttcttgtaatcctgtgaatttcttaatgagactgtcattggcttctattcttttggaagagatctaacactactagaaaaaacaccttagacatcggttaaaaaccgatgtctatataaaaaatgtatgatgtcttcgcgactgatgttaaagatattttctcatagacatcggttaaaaatcGATGTCTAAGTAATCATACACAACgtttctggaaaatttctgatgTCTAATTAACATTATTGTTATCTAATTGAGTTATGTCAAGTTCAGAAATGCAATATTAAAACGATTAGGCCTATTTAAAGCTATAGTACAGAAGCAATATTTATGAATTAACATCGATTAAAATTAAAAAACCGATGTCTCAAACCtattagacatcggttgtttttatagaaccgatgttaatttgaacaatagacatcaattgttttctaaataaccgatgtcaatttgaacaatagacatcgattttttttaaataacCGATGTTAATATGATAAATAGGCATCGGGTGTTTATTTTTGAATTGATGTTATTTCATTGTTTACATGTGCTAATATCCCTTTATTAACATCGAATATTATACAATATATTAACCACAATACTGAAAAAACTTAATTCTCAAAACTCAAccaatacatatatattattactCAATTGAATTCAAGATCAACAAATTCTCAATGTGTACAACTAATATCAAATATGTTTATCATTCTAAACAAAGTACAACTAATGTGTAAAATCAACCATATTCCTAGTACTCAAGTCAGCCCCTTTCATGCGGGCTCCAATTTTCTTTACCATGCTTCCAATCAATAAAAAGATATCTGTCTCGCCTAAAACTTTTCCAAGCCTTGTGCGGCAGCAGGGTTGTCAGCAGGGTTGACAAAGCCAAGCCATTTTAATGACTCGGACTCAAAAAGAGGGAAGCTAGCATCTGGCTTGCCATGACGAATGTATCTAAATTATAAATGACACATGTAAGGAAAGAAAAAATGGAACCTAAAAAATAAACGTAGCAACTCAGTATAATATTTATACACTCAATTCTTGTGGTTCGGCATTTCAAGGAGCTGAAGTTGTCTGATGCATAGACTAAAACAGTGATGAGGGAATCATTGTTTTTATTGTAGAACAAGCTTCAGATAACTTCATCAGGACTGACATTTATAAAACATATCCTTTCATTGGTTTCTGCATTCAACAATTCAAATGTTACATTTACCTTTTTCATTTCAATGACAGCTTTACTTGTATCTAAAGAAGCAGGAGAAGGATGATTAAGTTCAGATTGCCACTCTCTAAGCATCTGATTAACTTGTTCTTCTGATAAAGCAACATCATTAGTACAACTCTCTTTTCTAGCTGATTGAAGATCACAGAACATGCCCTGTAGATCATCCACTCTATTCTTTGCTCTTTCTTTCATCACCTGTATATCATACACTGTATCGGAGCTAAATAAACACTTATAACAACATAATTCTAATCCTGTTGATGATCCACTCTATTCTTAGCTCTTTCATTCATCACCTATAGAACATACCCTGAATCATAACTTATTGAAAAGATTGTATTAATATTTAACAGATCAATGATGCATGTAAATATACAAATGCATAAATTCATCATTATATACTACTACATACATATAGGTTTTTTGGGGCTTTGGTGCCCTAGGCGTTCATTTTTGTAGCCTTACCCAAGGACCTGCCATACGTGGGTCTATGAGTCTATCTCGTACAATTTACAGCCAACATCTActgaataaaaagaaaaaaactGAAGATACATTTAAATTCTAAGCAAATATAAAGGGTATCAAACTAAATGAAAACAGAAGATTGTCTATAAGTTAAGTTACTGTACATCGTCCCATATATGATTTGAAATAAGATATTGAAACCTTCTATATACCAAAATGGTTTACATCCTCCCAAGTCTTTGGTACTAGAACAGTTTATTTGCAAAGCAAAGCAAACCTAACATCTGACAGTACTATAGTCTGACTCAGATATCTTGATACACATAACTAGTAACAAATGCAACCCTAAAGACAGACTTAAAAAGCTAAAACTTAAAATGTGCCCCAGTAAAGTGTGTTACAAATTGGGTAACCATTTTACAATTATTAACTATAATAGCTTCAACCGATCATCCAAGATGCTGCTTGTTCATTTCTTAACCAGAGCAATGATCTGGTGAACTTGTGCAACAACTTACCTTTTGTCTTGCTCAGTCGGAGTGACCAGCAAAGTTCATATATCTGCAATACGTTGCACTCTTTTCCCAATCCAAGAAAGAACAACCAAACGCAAACATTTCACATATTTCAGTTTGTAAGGGTCAGTGAATTAATCATGTTATTTTGGTTTTGAAAAAATATACTATTAACAGCCCATCTATGGTTCAACAACAATCTGACAATAAAAAAACTTGTACTTTGAGGTTCCTCAAGCCAACAAGACATTTCTTAACTCATTTCCCAACATTAGTGTAACCCTTGGAAAATATTTGGTTGATCTAGGAAGCAGGAAGGCAATCACTGTGTACTATCAAATAGAATATAAATTCCACGTATGCAGCAGTTCCAGTACAGACCACAAACCCAAACAACATTCTGTTGACTTTAGAAATGAAAAAATTCAGGACAAGATACCCATTCATAATCATCACAAGGGCAACTGTAGAACATACCCTATATTACTTATAGAACATACCCTGTATCTAGCCTCACTTTGCATAAATTAATAGGTATTTACAAACTCTTATAACAGTCCATTTAACAAACTAATTCTAATCTGAAACCACAATTTGAAAAAATCTTTTTAATTAAAAAAACTGACACAATAACAGTTGGGTAATTCCACTCCACCACAAAATCATCAAATACTAATACACTATCAAACTTGATGCATTACACATAATAtacaacacaaaacataaaaTTAATTATGAACACGCAGATACACATAATAATCATACCTTGAAAGGCCAATTTTCGCGATAAAATTGGTAAACAACACGATCACTAGCTTTAACAACAGAAATGAACTCCTTCTCGACATAAATCTCCAAGTACTCACCATAACCTAACGCAACCCCTTGTCGCCTCTTGTCGGCCATTTTCTTCATCTGCTGTAACCTCCACTCTCTCAAAACCTTGATATCCTCCAAATCGAGACGATCTAGAGCTGAGATCTCATTGTCTATCTTATCTTCCACCGCTTTCAATACTGTTAACACTTGTTTCTTCAAGATCTGTCAAATTCTTCAATTattataatcaacaaaacacACACATAGACACACACTCTCTCTCTGACTCCCctatctctatctctctctcaGTTTAAGGTTAATGGAAAATTTAAGACTACGAAAGTGAATACAAACCTGTGAAGCTCAATGAACCTCTGAacctgttgaaaaaaaagaaagaaacgAGATTAAAAAAAACCCAATAATAATTATGAACTAAATCGAGATGAAGGATAAACAAAACCCAATTGAACAAGTAAACCAAACCAGTTTTTTGAGAAATTAGGATTTCTCAAATCTGTTTGATTAATCGAGATATTCTTCAATTTGGGGTTCAATTAGAACCCTAATTACAAATAATATGAGATGGTGAGAGATAATGTGAGATGGGGAGATTTTAAGATAGAGAGAGATGTAAGAGAGAACCAAAGAGAGAGAGAGGCGAGAGAGGGAGACCGGACAGAGATCGGAGAGAGGGAAACAGCAGATAGAGATAGAAGAGCGAGGTGAGAGAGACGGGAATAAGGAGAGTAAAGGGGAAAATGAATAGATTTTGGAATGGAAGAAATAAACTGGGGGAATATTTTAGTTAGAAAGGGGGAAACATTTGGGAAAAAAAGGGGGAAATTGAGCGcgtatttttttaaaatttttaaaattaataatcaACAACTGTTGCAAAtttaaaccgatgtctaagaaAATTTGACAGCGGTTAAgttataaaccgatgtctaaTTCATGTTTCTcctttttttaaaataattattgaaaacGGTTATTTTATCGACCGATGTCTAATATATACAATAACATCGTTTTAAAAATAACTGATGTCTGAAAGAACTTTAACATCGGTTGTTTAAGCAACCGATGTCCaaggaccgatgtctattgacagaattctagtagtgtaaggaacttgaggttaaagtcttttgtttgatagactcttccatgcaacttcagagcatttagtagcttttgaaatctactaaaaatatcagtgagagactcactatcttcacagtggaagtgctcatattgctgaattagcagctgcatcttattctcccctacttgctcagtaccatcacaaataatctggattgtgtcctaaacctctttggctgttttgcatttaatgatgttatcaaacatgtcaccatcaactccattgaacaatatatttaTGGCCTTCTCGTCTTtcttgacttgctcaatatcaagatctgaccattcatgcctaggtttgggaacagatggttcattgctagttgtagctctcattggtacatgaggacctgtaacgccctccagacccggggtataagtttgggggttactagctaatcaccaaacctgtaacaatctgattaacaattaataaagaaatgaatctaaacccctttaacactaaccaagatctttttaggttgaagtatgaaaacaagaaccactgaCTACTTTAATacaaaaccaaattcaaaatctcacaagctctctttattataaaccattatctaattcattttaaactaagttcagcttttattcaaacacacacactatctatcaacactccacctgttcgggcaactcaaagctttcttcctggattgggatcaacaccttgggtatgagaggatcccgaggcttgacccgcttctttaccactccagtcctgatgggtttcatattccttcttaactgaaaacaataaggtgaataacaacaaaaagggtgagccaaaattgctcaacaagtccacaaaatataaacagtgttaaagcattttaaatgaatccgtaattccgggtatatctgcaaagatataacccccacgagaatagaaagaaggccattactggcgagtacaaatgaactaaa
It contains:
- the LOC141716996 gene encoding uncharacterized protein LOC141716996; this encodes MKKMADKRRQGVALGYGEYLEIYVEKEFISVVKASDRVVYQFYRENWPFKVMKERAKNRVDDLQGMFCDLQSARKESCTNDVALSEEQVNQMLREWQSELNHPSPASLDTSKAVIEMKKIHSSWQARC